In Macadamia integrifolia cultivar HAES 741 chromosome 13, SCU_Mint_v3, whole genome shotgun sequence, one DNA window encodes the following:
- the LOC122058998 gene encoding pectinesterase QRT1-like gives NVTVPRTKPYVSFIGKQNSQTVITGYAKASDKDANGTEIGTFGSATVNVESDYFCSTEITFEITVVAKPGMNGAQAVAFKISGDKSMFYKVKFVGSQDTLLDDKGTHYFYQCYIQGSIDFIFGNANSLYQKDCTITSTAENFGAIAAHYRKSKGEDSGFSFVNCRVNGSGKEIDLGRALGKYARTVYSYCDLDINVSEQPWSDCEDESRRRTLQFGEFESSGKGAEQMEHFLGRKAKHMKQKSWVKPLSFQEAKSFLDKTFIDGDGWIRV, from the exons AATGTAACTGTTCCAAGAACCAAACCTTATGTTTCATTCATAGGGAAGCAAAACTCCCAAACAGTGATTACTGGTTATGCTAAAGCTTCTGATAAAGATGCCAATGGGACAGAGATCGGAACCTTTGGTTCAGCTACCGTCAATGTGGAATCTGATTACTTTTGCTCTACAGAGATCACTTTTGAG ATTACAGTAGTTGCAAAGCCTGGGATGAATGGGGCACAAGCAGTTGCATTCAAAATCAGTGGAGACAAATCAATGTTCTATAAAGTAAAGTTTGTTGGGTCGCAGGATACCCTCTTAGACGATAAAGGAACACATTACTTCTACCAATGTTACATTCAAGGATCCATTGACTTTATATTTGGAAATGCAAATTCACTCTATCAG aaagattgcACCATCACCTCAACAGCTGAAAACTTTGGAGCAATTGCAGCTCATTATAGGAAATCAAAAGGCGAAGATTCAGGATTTTCTTTTGTAAATTGCAGAGTAAATGGGTCTGGCAAGGAAATTGACCTGGGAAGAGCTTTGGGTAAATATGCAAGAACTGTGTATTCCTATTGTGATTTGGATATCAATGTATCTGAGCAGCCATGGAGTGATTGCGAAGATGAGTCAAGAAGAAG GACTCTgcaatttggagaatttgaatcTAGTGGCAAAGGTGCAGAACAGATGGAACACTTCTTGGGAAGAAAAGCAAAACATATGAAACAAAAGTCATGGGTCAAGCCATTGAGTTTTCAAGAAGCAAAGTCTTTTTTGGATAAGACTTTCATAGATGGTGATGGATGGATAAGAGTTTAG